The following are encoded in a window of Gossypium raimondii isolate GPD5lz chromosome 13, ASM2569854v1, whole genome shotgun sequence genomic DNA:
- the LOC105783469 gene encoding protein LUTEIN DEFICIENT 5, chloroplastic: MATTPAFPLLQLRLTKPRPKPTASCFKPYGTSKFGIVKCGSSSNGREPDSADNGVKSVERLLEEKRRAELSARIASGEFTVQKSGFPSLLKNGLSKIGVPSGVLEILFKGVDDVEDYPKIPEAKGAIKAIRSEAFFIPLYELYLTYGGIFRLTFGPKSFLIVSDPSIAKHILKDNSKAYSKGILAEILDFVMGKGLIPADGEIWRIRRRAIVPALHQKYVAAMISLFGLATDRLCQKLDDAATDGEDVEMESLFSRLTLDIIGKAVFNYDFDSLTNDTGIVEAVYTVLREAEDRSVSPIPTWEIPIWKDLSPRQRKVTEALKLINDVLDDLIATCKRLVEEEELQFSDEYMNEQDPSILHFLLASGDDVSSKQLRDDLMTMLIAGHETSAALLTWTFYLLSKEPSVVSKLQDEVDFVLGDRFPTIDDMKKLKYTTRVINESLRLYPQPPVLIRRSIENDVLGKYPIKRGEDIFISVWNLHRSPSLWQDAEKFNPERWPLDGPNPNETNQNFCYLPFGGGPRKCVGDMFASFETVVAVAMLVRRFNFQMALGAPPVEMTTGATIHTTQGLKMTVTRRMKPPIIPEINMEGLKMEGTARILEAETQLGEKGEVSQAHS; the protein is encoded by the exons ATGGCTACCACTCCAGCTTTTCCTCTTCTTCAGCTTCGTTTAACCAAACCCAGACCCAAACCCACTGCTTCGTGTTTTAAACCTTATG GCACATCTAAGTTTGGAATAGTAAAATGTGGATCATCTTCTAATGGGAGAGAGCCTGATTCAGCTGACAATGGTGTTAAAAGTGTGGAACGTTTACTTGAAGAGAAACGCCGGGCTGAGTTATCTGCCAGGATTGCTTCTGGAGAATTCACTGTTCAGAAATCTGG TTTCCCTTCTCTATTGAAGAATGGTTTGTCGAAAATTGGTGTTCCCAGTGGGGTTCTTGAAATCTTATTTAAAGGGGTTGATGATGTTGAAGATTATCCCAAGATTCCAGAGGCGAAAGGGGCGATTAAGGCCATCCGAAGTGAGGCCTTCTTCATCCCTTTGTATGAGCTTTACCTCACTTATGGTGGGATTTTCAGGCTAACCTTTGGACCAAAG TCGTTTTTGATTGTTTCCGATCCCTCCATTGCTAAGCATATATTGAAGGACAACTCAAAGGCTTATTCAAAG GGTATATTAGCAGAGATTTTGGACTTTGTCATGGGGAAAGGACTTATCCCAGCTGATGGTGAGATATGGCGCATTAGAAGACGTGCTATAGTCCCAGCGCTGCATCAAAAG tatGTAGCAGCTATGATTAGCTTATTTGGACTGGCTACCGATAGGCTTTGCCAGAAACTAGATGATGCTGCAACTGATGGGGAAGATGTAGAAATGGAATCGCTTTTCTCCAGGTTGACACTAGACATTATTGGCAAGGCagtatttaattatgatttcgATTCATTAACAAATGATACCGGCATAGTTGAG GCTGTTTACACTGTTTTGCGGGAAGCAGAAGATCGAAGTGTCTCTCCTATTCCAACCTGGGAGATTCCTATTTGGAAAGACCTTTCACCACGACAAAGGAAGGTTACTGAAGCACTCAAATTGATTAATGATGTACTAGACGATCTAATTGCGACATGCAAG aGGTTGGTAGAAGAAGAAGAGCTACAGTTTTCTGATGAGTATATGAATGAACAAGATCCTAGTATTCTCCACTTTCTGCTGGCATCAGGGGATGAT GTTTCTAGCAAGCAACTCCGTGATGATTTAATGACAATGCTTATTGCTGGGCATGAAACATCGGCCGCCCTTTTGACATGGACCTTCTATCTTTTATCAAAG GAACCTAGTGTTGTATCCAAGCTCCAGGATGAG GTTGACTTCGTTCTTGGAGATCGGTTTCCAACGATAGACGACATGAAAAAACTCAAGTACACAACTCGTGTTATTAATGAA TCTCTGAGGCTCTATCCACAGCCACCGGTCTTAATACGACGTTCTATTGAGAATGATGTGCTTGGAAAGTACCCAATAAAAag GGGTGAAGATATTTTTATCTCTGTTTGGAATCTGCATCGAAGTCCAAGTCTCTGGCAAGATGCAGAGAAGTTCAATCCTGAAAGGTGGCCTTTAGATGGACCGAATCCTAATgaaacaaaccaaaatttctg TTACTTGCCCTTTGGTGGAGGACCTCGGAAATGTGTAGGAGACATGTTTGCATCTTTCGAg ACTGTTGTAGCAGTTGCAATGCTTGTCCGGCGATTTAACTTCCAAATGGCACTTGGAGCTCCTCCA GTTGAAATGACTACTGGAGCAACTATCCACACAACGCAGGGGCTGAAGATGACAGTTACACGAAGAATGAAGCCTCCGATTATCCCTGAAATAAACATGGAGGGATTGAAGATGGAAGGAACTGCCCGGATTTTGGAAGCAGAGACCCAACTTGGAGAGAAAGGTGAAGTTTCTCAAGCTCATTCATAG